The Falsibacillus pallidus genome has a segment encoding these proteins:
- a CDS encoding DUF58 domain-containing protein, translating to MWKTDINGDRILKVGFTIFLLFAIITFFTYQYLLMSVFLLFLLFIQLDDFYLRKVPDSLKLKNQIKKEKLNPGDLESWKLVFENHRLPILNGQILVQFDENVIPMQGDYHSIQSLVELTIPFSILPNQRKEIEIPIEAVERGISKLRKIEVTVNGLLGGGSVLLEYAHILRSEILVYPARNTIHQHQDKEKNMSGLFSIPASLFEDPLQPIGTRDYTSSDSFQHIHWKASARMSQLQTKVFAKTTQRSWMIALNISDGYSISNELELMIRQCAQLIDHAFKNGIPFALVVNIRSFGQAPYFSLGLGEGQKQWQRALEMLAMISQQSFTIPFSSLLSHQLGSHIQVSSLICFGEVAEKSKAGLTSFHQKGIEVYCVKNDNGQGAIIPWNTSAVV from the coding sequence ATGTGGAAAACGGACATAAATGGAGATAGGATTCTTAAAGTTGGTTTTACCATTTTTCTCTTGTTCGCCATCATCACTTTTTTTACCTATCAATATTTGCTGATGAGTGTATTCCTCCTGTTTCTGCTGTTCATACAATTGGATGATTTCTACTTAAGGAAAGTACCAGATAGTTTAAAGCTTAAGAATCAAATAAAAAAGGAGAAATTAAATCCCGGCGATCTTGAAAGCTGGAAGCTCGTATTTGAAAATCACAGACTTCCTATACTGAATGGACAAATTCTTGTTCAGTTTGATGAAAATGTCATCCCAATGCAAGGAGACTACCATTCCATTCAGTCCCTGGTAGAATTAACCATTCCGTTTTCCATATTGCCAAACCAAAGAAAAGAAATTGAAATTCCAATTGAAGCAGTCGAAAGGGGTATTTCCAAGTTAAGAAAGATCGAGGTTACAGTAAACGGATTATTAGGGGGCGGCTCCGTTTTATTGGAGTATGCCCATATACTCAGATCTGAAATCCTTGTCTACCCTGCAAGGAATACTATCCATCAGCATCAAGACAAAGAAAAGAACATGTCTGGCTTGTTCAGCATCCCCGCTTCCTTATTTGAGGACCCGCTGCAGCCGATTGGAACAAGGGACTATACAAGCTCGGACAGTTTTCAGCATATTCATTGGAAAGCTTCGGCCAGAATGAGTCAATTACAGACAAAAGTATTTGCAAAAACCACACAGAGATCCTGGATGATTGCATTGAATATCTCAGATGGATACTCCATTTCTAATGAACTTGAACTTATGATTAGACAATGTGCACAGCTGATTGACCATGCCTTTAAAAACGGGATTCCTTTTGCCTTAGTGGTGAATATCCGTTCATTTGGCCAGGCTCCTTATTTTTCTTTAGGACTTGGAGAAGGACAAAAACAATGGCAGAGAGCACTGGAGATGCTTGCAATGATTTCTCAGCAATCATTCACCATCCCATTCAGCAGCTTGCTGTCGCATCAGCTGGGCAGCCATATTCAAGTGTCATCCTTGATTTGCTTCGGAGAGGTAGCAGAAAAATCAAAGGCAGGTTTAACTTCCTTCCACCAAAAGGGGATTGAAGTATATTGCGTGAAGAACGATAACGGACAAGGAGCTATCATTCCATGGAATACCTCAGCAGTCGTCTAG
- a CDS encoding AAA family ATPase has translation MDKEMMKLKNEMNKVMVGREGDIELMMIALLQGGHLLLESVPGTGKTLLAKTFSKSIKADFKRIQFTPDVLPSDVTGIQFFDPKSREFQLRPGPVVTNILLADEINRATPRTQSSLLEAMEERQVTIDGTTIKVEEPFMVIATQNPVESQQGTFPLPAAQLDRFFMKIKIPFPSFQEEKEILKRFRTSDPLEEVEEVLSTDDIRKMRKQVKEVYVSDDLENYILYIIQETRTHSLIEGGVSSRAALALMRAAQGAAFIQGRDFATPGDVKALAANVLLHRMQLTPDASLTKSIEGIFQEILERVSVPVESGA, from the coding sequence ATGGATAAAGAAATGATGAAGCTGAAAAATGAAATGAATAAAGTAATGGTCGGACGGGAAGGCGATATTGAGCTAATGATGATCGCACTTCTGCAAGGGGGGCATCTACTGCTTGAGAGTGTACCTGGAACAGGAAAAACATTATTGGCCAAAACGTTCTCGAAATCCATTAAAGCAGATTTTAAACGGATTCAATTTACTCCAGATGTCCTGCCAAGTGATGTCACGGGAATTCAATTTTTTGATCCGAAATCAAGGGAATTCCAACTTCGTCCAGGTCCTGTCGTCACTAACATTCTATTGGCCGATGAGATCAATCGTGCTACACCCAGAACACAGTCAAGTTTATTAGAAGCGATGGAAGAAAGACAGGTCACCATTGATGGAACGACCATCAAAGTAGAAGAGCCATTTATGGTGATTGCAACACAGAACCCTGTCGAATCGCAGCAGGGAACGTTTCCGCTTCCTGCTGCACAACTGGACCGCTTCTTCATGAAAATTAAGATTCCATTTCCATCGTTCCAGGAAGAGAAAGAAATCCTGAAACGGTTTAGGACAAGTGATCCTCTGGAAGAAGTAGAGGAGGTGCTGTCGACAGACGATATTAGGAAAATGAGAAAGCAGGTAAAAGAAGTATATGTATCAGATGATCTAGAAAACTATATTTTATATATCATCCAGGAAACGAGGACGCATTCTCTTATTGAAGGAGGCGTCAGCTCGAGGGCAGCATTGGCTTTGATGAGAGCAGCTCAGGGGGCTGCCTTCATACAGGGAAGGGATTTTGCCACACCCGGAGATGTGAAAGCACTTGCTGCGAACGTTCTTCTCCATAGGATGCAGCTGACACCGGACGCATCTCTTACAAAGTCGATTGAGGGAATCTTCCAGGAAATACTGGAACGTGTATCTGTGCCTGTTGAATCGGGGGCATGA
- a CDS encoding cbb3-type cytochrome c oxidase subunit I — MGIKLIKISTVYFAIGVLLGYYMSSVHSYDLTPVHVHINLLGWTALTLIGILYHLFPQLEASALSKWHFWLHNIGLPIMMAALAGLISSGNESLTPVIAAGATLTAVGVLLFVVNVWKNLKK, encoded by the coding sequence ATGGGTATTAAGCTTATAAAAATTTCAACGGTTTATTTTGCAATCGGGGTCCTGCTTGGCTATTATATGTCTTCTGTCCATTCCTACGATTTGACCCCTGTCCATGTCCATATAAATTTGCTTGGATGGACTGCATTGACATTGATTGGCATTCTCTATCATCTTTTTCCTCAGCTTGAGGCAAGTGCATTAAGCAAATGGCATTTTTGGCTTCATAACATCGGACTTCCTATCATGATGGCAGCGTTGGCCGGATTAATATCTTCAGGGAATGAAAGTCTTACTCCTGTAATTGCTGCAGGTGCAACACTCACGGCTGTTGGTGTGCTGCTATTTGTTGTAAACGTGTGGAAAAACCTTAAAAAATGA
- a CDS encoding SDR family NAD(P)-dependent oxidoreductase — MFEGKVVIVTGGAKGIGKQTAEAFAQKKCKVVIVDYDKESGDQTAASFRKNGWDVQFLHCDVSRLDSVKDMMKKINEKYGKIDILINNAGISKFQNIWEVTEQDWTSILHNNLSSVFYCAREAARYMKENGGAIVNITSTRAFQSEANTEGYSATKGGIYSLTHSLAITLSEYKIRVNCISPGWIETEEYDQLREIDHLQHPSKRVGKPSEIAKACIYFADPENDFVTGSNLVVDGGMTRKMIYEH; from the coding sequence GTGTTTGAAGGCAAGGTAGTGATTGTCACTGGTGGAGCAAAAGGGATTGGAAAGCAAACCGCTGAAGCATTTGCTCAAAAAAAGTGCAAAGTAGTGATTGTTGATTATGATAAGGAGTCCGGCGATCAGACAGCAGCCTCGTTTCGCAAGAACGGCTGGGATGTCCAATTTCTCCACTGTGATGTGTCTCGGCTGGATTCTGTAAAAGATATGATGAAAAAAATAAATGAAAAGTATGGAAAAATCGATATCCTCATCAACAATGCAGGGATTTCTAAATTTCAAAATATCTGGGAAGTGACAGAACAGGACTGGACTTCTATCCTGCACAATAATTTAAGCAGTGTTTTCTATTGCGCGAGAGAAGCGGCCAGATATATGAAAGAAAATGGTGGTGCAATCGTTAATATTACATCGACCAGGGCATTTCAATCAGAGGCCAATACGGAAGGATATTCCGCTACAAAAGGCGGCATTTATTCATTGACCCATTCACTTGCCATTACCTTAAGCGAATATAAAATAAGAGTGAATTGTATAAGTCCCGGATGGATAGAAACAGAAGAATATGATCAATTAAGGGAAATAGACCATTTACAGCATCCCTCAAAGCGAGTGGGTAAACCGAGTGAGATCGCAAAGGCATGTATTTATTTTGCTGATCCGGAAAATGATTTTGTTACCGGAAGCAATCTGGTCGTTGATGGTGGCATGACGCGGAAAATGATTTACGAGCATTGA
- a CDS encoding cell wall hydrolase — MKKRNWIRTIAATAILGTTLLSAAYGKADAAESSYSVKKGDTLWKLSTNSGVSINKIKHVNNLKNTIIYPGQQLTIPQSLTASEKDLLARLVTAEAKGEPYAGQVAVATVVLNRVDSNEFPDSVHDVIYQNYKGHYAFSPVENGAINQSAKDEAVKAVNEAIAYRGMGNGSLYFYNPATSTSDWIYSTKTILTIGHHRFAK, encoded by the coding sequence ATGAAAAAACGAAATTGGATAAGAACAATTGCTGCAACGGCTATTTTGGGTACAACTCTCCTTTCAGCTGCATACGGGAAAGCAGATGCTGCTGAATCATCCTATTCTGTTAAAAAAGGAGATACTTTATGGAAGTTAAGCACCAATTCCGGGGTATCCATCAATAAAATAAAACATGTGAATAATTTGAAAAACACCATCATTTATCCCGGACAGCAATTGACGATTCCTCAATCGCTGACTGCATCCGAAAAAGATTTGCTTGCAAGACTTGTCACAGCTGAAGCTAAGGGTGAGCCATATGCAGGCCAGGTGGCAGTTGCCACTGTCGTGCTTAACCGTGTGGATTCAAATGAATTCCCGGATTCAGTACATGATGTCATTTATCAAAATTACAAAGGCCATTATGCATTTTCACCGGTTGAAAATGGGGCCATCAATCAGTCTGCCAAAGATGAAGCAGTCAAGGCAGTAAATGAAGCCATTGCTTACCGTGGAATGGGCAACGGATCATTATACTTCTATAATCCGGCCACTAGTACAAGTGATTGGATCTACTCCACAAAGACAATTCTGACAATCGGTCATCACCGATTTGCAAAATAA
- a CDS encoding YkvS family protein: MKKAEVGNVIEFKDGLQGIVEKINENSVIVDLTYMKNYRELELEEKTVVNHKNYKIIG, encoded by the coding sequence TTGAAAAAGGCAGAAGTGGGGAATGTAATTGAGTTTAAAGATGGTCTTCAAGGAATTGTAGAAAAAATAAATGAAAATTCCGTAATTGTTGATCTTACTTACATGAAAAATTACAGAGAACTGGAGCTTGAAGAAAAAACAGTCGTAAACCATAAAAATTATAAAATTATCGGATAA
- a CDS encoding DUF2254 domain-containing protein, protein MKTNSFWTSFKKNFWFKPTVYTLVAVILAYGTYLIDALYANGKSKVIPSIFLTDFDLASTIISTISSSILTMTTITFSSILVVLTTFLSQYTPRSVQNLINDTPTQRVLAAFASSYVYTLILLLLLKGGKKQEFYLSPSFAVIAAIICVFVFVYFVHHVANWVKVSNLIHQITQKTSERIRTSLPIKENQKGSDDHSDRMDRFTYILHSLKGGFIQRIDRDAIINQADNDQASVKILYTTGQYVLKGTPIIAANSEINKEKYLGFIKLGPDKEPIEDIDLGIRKLAEIAMRAISPAINDPNTAIDCIEQMGLILSKLSNHSLPGDYFYKNGQLRLILKQPDFNEYLYKSFYQIRHYGKNDISVITEIIKALHKIVLNGSPSIKETIWEFKDYILNGVNYEALLPLDIDYLLEHVNRLAEECSKPKLALDGFSKKYIKNGQPH, encoded by the coding sequence ATGAAAACAAACTCTTTTTGGACAAGCTTTAAAAAGAACTTTTGGTTCAAACCAACCGTTTATACATTAGTTGCCGTCATTTTAGCTTACGGCACCTATCTAATCGATGCTTTATACGCAAATGGCAAGTCAAAAGTCATCCCTTCTATCTTTCTGACGGATTTCGACTTGGCCAGTACGATCATCAGTACGATTTCGTCATCGATCTTAACGATGACTACCATTACTTTCTCATCCATCCTGGTCGTGTTGACGACGTTTTTATCACAATATACCCCGCGGTCTGTTCAGAACCTTATTAATGACACACCTACACAGCGGGTGTTAGCTGCTTTTGCATCTAGCTATGTTTATACTTTGATCCTTCTTCTTCTACTTAAAGGCGGGAAAAAACAGGAGTTTTATTTATCTCCATCGTTTGCGGTCATTGCCGCCATCATCTGCGTATTTGTATTCGTCTACTTTGTTCATCATGTGGCGAACTGGGTGAAAGTGAGCAATCTCATTCATCAAATCACCCAAAAAACAAGCGAGAGGATACGCACCTCCCTGCCCATAAAAGAAAACCAAAAAGGATCCGATGATCATAGTGATCGCATGGACAGGTTCACATATATTCTCCACTCTTTAAAAGGAGGATTTATTCAAAGGATCGACAGGGATGCAATCATCAATCAAGCAGATAATGATCAGGCATCGGTCAAAATCCTTTACACAACGGGTCAATATGTACTGAAAGGCACCCCGATTATCGCTGCCAATAGTGAAATCAATAAAGAAAAGTACCTGGGCTTCATCAAATTGGGACCTGATAAAGAACCGATTGAAGATATTGATCTCGGTATCCGCAAACTTGCCGAAATCGCTATGAGGGCGATTTCTCCAGCGATCAATGATCCGAATACAGCTATAGACTGCATAGAACAAATGGGACTGATTTTATCCAAGCTTTCAAATCATTCACTTCCGGGTGACTATTTTTATAAAAATGGCCAATTACGCCTTATCCTTAAACAGCCTGATTTCAACGAATATTTATATAAGAGCTTTTACCAAATCCGCCATTATGGCAAGAATGATATTTCTGTTATCACTGAAATCATAAAAGCGCTCCATAAAATTGTACTGAACGGATCTCCTAGCATTAAGGAAACCATATGGGAGTTCAAAGACTATATTCTAAATGGCGTAAACTACGAGGCATTGCTTCCCCTCGATATTGATTACCTGTTGGAGCATGTAAACCGATTGGCTGAAGAATGCAGTAAACCTAAGTTGGCATTAGATGGATTTAGTAAAAAATATATAAAAAACGGCCAGCCTCATTAA
- a CDS encoding DUF6254 family protein: MTKSKQEKERQWNVRKNSQHPHGKVSTKKELFEDAKDK, encoded by the coding sequence ATGACAAAGTCCAAACAAGAGAAAGAAAGACAATGGAATGTACGAAAGAACAGCCAGCATCCTCATGGGAAAGTTTCAACTAAAAAAGAATTGTTTGAAGATGCCAAGGATAAATAA
- a CDS encoding YkvI family membrane protein, whose amino-acid sequence MKHWIQSFQIAAVYVGTVVGAGFATGKEIVEFFSRFGFIGLIGILMGGYLFVALGTKLMEKSIDIGAQSYEELNTYLFGKYFSKGMNILMMIMLLGVCAVMLAGSGAIFQEQLGYPKMAGVLLTAVLSFIVMMLGVKGLFAVNTFVVPMMIFFNLYLLMHSIQHPHFLQGLLTIPYAEDGWKSVVAPFSYTALNLALAQAVLVPVAAEVKNKKVVRRGGIIGGLLLTVILLSSHATLVMLPNVDSYEIPIAVIMKKMASEIYFIYIFIIYGEIFSSVIGNIYGLEKQIRGYLPFKSAWLYALIIAGAFSFGVINYGTLLSYLYPIFGYISLVFIILLWMKPHKNKE is encoded by the coding sequence ATGAAGCATTGGATTCAATCCTTTCAAATAGCAGCTGTTTATGTAGGTACTGTGGTAGGTGCAGGTTTTGCTACAGGGAAGGAAATTGTTGAGTTTTTTTCCCGATTTGGTTTCATTGGGCTTATAGGAATTTTAATGGGAGGATACTTATTTGTTGCCCTTGGAACAAAGCTGATGGAAAAATCTATAGATATCGGTGCTCAATCGTATGAAGAACTTAATACATACTTATTCGGGAAGTATTTTTCAAAAGGCATGAATATTTTAATGATGATCATGCTTTTAGGGGTCTGCGCAGTGATGCTCGCTGGCTCTGGAGCCATTTTTCAAGAGCAGCTTGGCTATCCAAAGATGGCAGGGGTTCTTTTGACTGCTGTGCTTTCATTTATAGTTATGATGCTTGGTGTGAAAGGGCTTTTTGCTGTAAACACTTTTGTTGTTCCGATGATGATTTTTTTTAACCTGTACTTATTGATGCATTCGATTCAACACCCTCACTTTCTGCAAGGATTGTTGACTATCCCTTATGCAGAGGATGGATGGAAATCGGTTGTTGCCCCTTTTTCATACACTGCTTTGAACCTGGCACTGGCTCAGGCAGTATTGGTGCCGGTTGCAGCAGAAGTTAAGAATAAGAAAGTGGTCAGGAGAGGCGGGATAATTGGCGGTCTTTTATTGACAGTCATATTATTGTCGAGCCATGCCACTCTTGTTATGCTCCCTAATGTTGACTCCTATGAAATTCCCATTGCAGTCATCATGAAGAAAATGGCATCAGAGATATATTTTATTTATATTTTCATTATCTATGGTGAAATCTTCAGTTCCGTCATCGGAAATATTTATGGGCTGGAAAAGCAGATAAGGGGGTATTTGCCGTTTAAAAGTGCTTGGCTGTATGCGCTGATCATCGCCGGAGCATTTTCTTTTGGGGTGATTAATTACGGGACCTTGCTTTCTTACTTGTATCCGATATTTGGATATATCAGTTTGGTTTTTATCATTCTATTGTGGATGAAGCCGCATAAAAATAAAGAGTGA
- a CDS encoding ATP-dependent Clp protease ATP-binding subunit, whose protein sequence is MLCQKCHEEQATVQFNVQINEHKKQLHLCSSCYKEERQKIGSGFGSSPLSFGQFQGIEGLNEFFKQQQQKPNMQERQEQTNSGNGFLDQFGKNLTYLAKTGLIDPVIGREKEVNRVIEILNRRNKNNPVLIGEPGVGKTAIAEGLALKISEKKVPQKLLNKEVYLLDVASLVANTGIRGQFEERMKQLIQELQSRKNVILFIDEIHLLVGAGSAEGSMDAGNILKPALARGELQLIGATTLNEYRQIEKDPALERRFQPVHVHEPSVEEALEILKGIREKYESFHGVEFSDEVLKACVNLSHRYIQDRFLPDKAIDLMDEAGSKLNLTIEAPDRIAAEERLRAITLEKEKALKDENYEIAAALRDEEERIHQSLSSTEESPSEKPAVSIQDIETIIEMKTGIPVGKIQSSDQEKMKNLAGNLAENVIGQKEAVEKVAKAIRRSRAGLKSKHRPIGSFLFVGPTGVGKTELTKTLAKELFGTEDSMIRFDMSEFMEKHSVSKLIGSPPGYVGHEEAGQLTEKVRRNPYSIILLDEIEKAHPDVQHMFLQIMEDGRLTDSQGRTVSFKDSVIIMTSNAGAVEKTITVGFEKNNALKETSILDSLGSFFKPEFLNRIDSIIEFNGLEKEDLLKIVDIMLEELLETAEEQGISFKVEQEVKEKLAELGYHPSFGARPLRRVIQEQLEDKIADVILDHPEITTLSIFVENDEIKVQSS, encoded by the coding sequence ATGCTATGTCAAAAATGTCACGAAGAACAAGCAACTGTTCAATTTAACGTTCAAATCAATGAACACAAAAAGCAGCTTCACCTCTGTTCCTCTTGTTATAAAGAAGAACGTCAAAAAATAGGAAGCGGTTTTGGCAGTTCTCCGCTTTCCTTCGGCCAATTCCAAGGAATTGAAGGATTAAATGAATTTTTCAAACAACAACAACAAAAGCCAAATATGCAAGAGAGACAAGAGCAAACAAACTCAGGAAATGGATTCCTTGACCAATTTGGCAAGAATTTAACGTATTTAGCCAAAACAGGATTGATCGATCCAGTAATAGGCCGTGAAAAAGAAGTGAATCGAGTCATTGAAATCCTTAATCGCAGAAATAAAAACAATCCGGTGCTCATCGGAGAGCCTGGTGTCGGGAAAACAGCAATTGCTGAAGGACTCGCATTAAAAATCTCAGAAAAAAAGGTTCCGCAAAAACTTCTTAATAAGGAAGTATATTTGCTCGATGTGGCTTCATTAGTGGCCAACACAGGCATCCGCGGACAATTTGAAGAACGTATGAAACAGTTGATCCAAGAACTCCAGTCAAGAAAAAATGTCATCTTATTTATAGATGAAATCCATCTTCTTGTAGGAGCGGGCTCTGCTGAAGGATCAATGGATGCAGGTAATATCCTTAAGCCAGCTCTTGCACGCGGAGAACTTCAATTGATTGGTGCGACTACTTTAAATGAATATCGCCAAATTGAAAAAGATCCTGCGTTGGAACGCCGCTTCCAGCCGGTGCATGTACACGAACCATCCGTTGAAGAAGCCCTTGAGATCTTAAAGGGCATCCGGGAAAAATATGAGTCCTTCCATGGCGTAGAGTTTTCAGATGAGGTCCTAAAGGCATGTGTCAACTTATCACACCGATATATTCAAGACCGATTCTTACCGGATAAAGCAATTGATTTGATGGATGAAGCGGGATCCAAACTCAATTTAACCATTGAAGCACCAGACCGTATTGCTGCGGAAGAACGTCTTCGTGCCATAACTCTTGAGAAGGAAAAAGCACTGAAAGATGAAAACTACGAAATTGCCGCTGCCTTAAGGGATGAAGAAGAAAGAATCCATCAATCGCTTAGCTCAACAGAGGAATCGCCAAGCGAAAAGCCTGCTGTATCCATCCAGGATATTGAAACAATCATAGAAATGAAGACCGGTATTCCAGTCGGAAAAATTCAATCTTCTGATCAAGAAAAGATGAAGAATTTAGCTGGTAATTTAGCCGAAAATGTCATCGGCCAAAAAGAGGCAGTAGAAAAAGTGGCAAAAGCAATCCGCCGAAGCAGGGCAGGATTGAAATCTAAACACCGTCCAATAGGCTCCTTCCTATTCGTTGGGCCTACTGGAGTGGGAAAGACAGAATTAACGAAGACATTGGCTAAGGAATTATTCGGTACTGAGGATAGTATGATCAGATTCGATATGAGTGAATTCATGGAGAAGCACAGCGTCTCTAAATTGATTGGTTCCCCTCCAGGATATGTTGGACACGAAGAAGCAGGACAGTTAACAGAAAAAGTACGCAGGAATCCTTATTCCATCATACTTCTTGATGAAATTGAAAAGGCTCATCCAGATGTACAGCATATGTTCCTGCAAATCATGGAAGATGGCAGATTAACAGACAGCCAGGGCAGGACGGTCAGTTTTAAAGATTCCGTCATTATTATGACAAGCAACGCCGGTGCTGTAGAAAAAACGATCACGGTTGGCTTTGAGAAAAATAATGCACTAAAAGAAACCAGCATCCTCGATTCATTGGGAAGCTTCTTTAAACCGGAATTCTTAAATCGAATTGACAGCATCATTGAATTCAATGGATTAGAAAAAGAAGATCTTCTTAAAATTGTCGATATCATGCTGGAGGAGCTATTGGAAACAGCCGAAGAACAAGGCATATCCTTTAAAGTGGAGCAGGAAGTGAAAGAAAAACTTGCAGAACTCGGCTACCACCCTTCCTTCGGTGCGCGTCCGCTTCGCAGGGTGATTCAAGAGCAGCTTGAAGATAAAATCGCAGATGTTATTCTAGACCACCCTGAAATCACAACCTTGTCAATATTCGTGGAAAATGACGAAATAAAAGTTCAATCATCATGA
- a CDS encoding M3 family oligoendopeptidase: MSFKDYTYKRPDFNEIEARFKDAVKSFKEAQTVEEQSEAMNAVNDIRNDVGTMFNLCYIRHTIDTNDEFYKEEQDYMDELAPKLEAFVAEYYEALVQSKFREELEQKWGSQLFDLADAQLKTFSPDIIPLLQKENKLSSEYTKLTASAKIEFEGEERTLAQLEPFSQSKDRGMRKKATEAKYGFFAEHEEKFDEIYHELVQVRHEIAKTLGYKNFVELGYYRMARTDYNAEMVKKFRDQVKEYIVPLAVSLRKRQEERINVDTLKFYDEGFQFLSGNAVPKGSPEWIIGNGKGMYEELSEETKEFFHFMIDNDLMDLVAKKGKAGGGYCTYIENHKSPFIFSNFNGTSGDIDVLTHEAGHAFQVYSSRHHEIPEYNWPTYEACEIHSMSMEFFTYPWMEKFFQEDTDKYKFSHLSEALLFLPYGVAVDEFQHFVYENPEAAPADRKQAWKDIEKKYLPHRDYDGIEYLENGGFWQKQSHIYNSPFYYIDYTLAQICAFQFWKKSMEQFDDAWNDYVHLCKQGGSKSFTGLVKEAKLISPFQDGCVKSVIGTIEEWLNSVDDKLL, translated from the coding sequence ATGAGCTTTAAAGATTATACATATAAAAGACCTGATTTCAATGAAATCGAAGCGAGATTCAAAGATGCGGTCAAGTCTTTCAAAGAAGCACAGACCGTAGAAGAACAGAGTGAAGCAATGAATGCTGTCAATGATATCAGAAATGATGTAGGGACCATGTTCAACCTATGTTATATCCGGCATACAATCGATACGAACGATGAATTCTACAAAGAAGAACAGGATTATATGGATGAATTGGCTCCTAAACTTGAAGCTTTCGTAGCTGAGTACTACGAAGCACTAGTTCAGTCGAAGTTCAGGGAGGAGCTTGAACAAAAATGGGGAAGCCAGCTATTTGACCTGGCAGATGCTCAGCTGAAGACATTCTCTCCTGACATTATTCCGCTATTGCAAAAGGAGAATAAGCTTTCCTCAGAATATACAAAGCTTACAGCATCGGCAAAAATCGAATTTGAAGGGGAAGAACGGACGCTGGCACAGCTTGAGCCATTTTCCCAATCAAAAGATCGCGGGATGAGAAAAAAAGCTACTGAAGCAAAATACGGCTTTTTTGCTGAACATGAAGAAAAGTTTGATGAAATCTATCATGAACTCGTTCAAGTCAGACATGAAATCGCCAAGACTCTCGGATATAAAAATTTCGTGGAGCTTGGCTACTACAGGATGGCCCGGACAGACTACAATGCAGAAATGGTTAAAAAATTCAGGGATCAAGTGAAAGAATATATTGTTCCCCTTGCTGTCTCCCTTAGAAAAAGGCAGGAAGAACGAATCAATGTCGACACATTGAAATTTTACGATGAAGGATTCCAATTCCTTTCCGGAAATGCTGTTCCAAAAGGCTCGCCTGAATGGATCATTGGGAATGGAAAGGGAATGTATGAAGAGCTTTCTGAAGAAACAAAAGAATTTTTCCATTTTATGATCGACAACGATTTAATGGACCTCGTTGCTAAAAAAGGAAAAGCGGGTGGAGGCTACTGCACGTATATTGAGAATCATAAATCACCCTTCATTTTCTCCAATTTTAATGGGACATCCGGGGATATCGATGTATTGACCCATGAAGCAGGGCATGCATTCCAGGTTTATTCAAGCAGGCACCATGAAATCCCTGAATATAATTGGCCGACTTACGAAGCATGTGAAATTCATTCGATGAGCATGGAGTTCTTCACCTATCCGTGGATGGAAAAATTCTTCCAAGAAGATACGGACAAATATAAATTCTCTCATTTAAGTGAAGCGCTTCTGTTCCTTCCATACGGGGTGGCAGTCGATGAGTTCCAGCATTTTGTCTATGAGAATCCTGAAGCAGCTCCAGCAGACAGAAAGCAGGCATGGAAGGATATCGAAAAGAAATATTTGCCGCATCGAGACTATGACGGCATCGAATATCTGGAAAATGGCGGATTCTGGCAGAAGCAAAGCCATATTTATAATTCTCCATTCTATTATATCGATTACACACTAGCGCAAATCTGTGCGTTTCAATTCTGGAAGAAATCGATGGAGCAATTTGATGATGCATGGAATGATTATGTTCACCTCTGCAAACAAGGTGGAAGCAAATCATTTACAGGCCTTGTGAAGGAAGCAAAATTAATTTCCCCATTCCAGGATGGCTGCGTCAAGTCAGTCATCGGTACGATTGAGGAATGGCTGAATTCAGTGGATGATAAACTACTATAA